From the genome of Rathayibacter sp. VKM Ac-2804:
CCTCAGGAGATGCGCAACCATGCCGGGCCCTCCTGGTGGGTGCGGCCGCCGACGAGGTCGACGAAGCGCTCCTCGAGGCTGGAGCCGGCGCGGACCTCCTCGAGCGTCCCGGCGGCGAGGACGCGGCCGTCGGCGATGACGGCGACGCGGTCGCACATCCGCTCGACGAGGTCCATCGAGTGGCTCGAGACGATGACGGTGCCGCCGGAGGCGACGTAGCCGGTGAGGATGTCGCGGATGTTCGCGGCGGAGACCGGGTCGACGGACTCGAACGGCTCGTCGAGCACCAGCAGGCGCGGGGCGCGGACCAGGGCGCAGGCGAGCGCGATCTTCTTGGTCATGCCGGCGGAGTAGTCGACGACGAGGGTGCGGTCGGCGGGGTCGAGGCCGAGCAGGGCGAGCAGGTCGTCCGCGCGCTCGAGGACGGTCGGGCGGTCGATGCCGCAGAGCAGTCCGTAGTAGGTGATCAGCTGCAGGCCGGTGAGGCGGTCGAAGAGCTTGACGCCGTCGGCGAGCACGCCGATCAGCCGCTTGGCGGCGAGGGTGTCGCGCCAGACGTCGACGTCGTGGATGGTGACGGTCCCCGCGTCGGGGCGGAGCAGGGCTGTCGCCATCGAGAGCGTGGTCGTCTTGCCGGCGCCGTTGGGGCCGACGAGGCCGAAGAAGGAGCCGGCCGGCACGTCGAGGTCGATGCCGGCGACGGCCTCCTTGTCGCCGAAGCGCTTGCGGAGGCCGCGGATGCGGAGGGCGATCTCGTCCTGGCGGCCGGTGGCGTCGGGGGCGGCCCAGGCGGGGGCGGGAGTCGCGGTGCCGGTGGTGCTGTCGGTCGCGGTGGTGT
Proteins encoded in this window:
- a CDS encoding ATP-binding cassette domain-containing protein translates to MDGTNGTTPTGTPQHDPAVAQDAAIDTTATDSTTGTATPAPAWAAPDATGRQDEIALRIRGLRKRFGDKEAVAGIDLDVPAGSFFGLVGPNGAGKTTTLSMATALLRPDAGTVTIHDVDVWRDTLAAKRLIGVLADGVKLFDRLTGLQLITYYGLLCGIDRPTVLERADDLLALLGLDPADRTLVVDYSAGMTKKIALACALVRAPRLLVLDEPFESVDPVSAANIRDILTGYVASGGTVIVSSHSMDLVERMCDRVAVIADGRVLAAGTLEEVRAGSSLEERFVDLVGGRTHQEGPAWLRIS